The following are encoded in a window of Alosa sapidissima isolate fAloSap1 chromosome 12, fAloSap1.pri, whole genome shotgun sequence genomic DNA:
- the lhx4 gene encoding LIM/homeobox protein Lhx4: protein MMQSAAVLTETPGKGLPDILGVPMQQIPQCAGCNQHILDKIILKVLDRHWHAKCLKCTECQGPLADKCFSRMGNIYCKEDFFKRFGTKCASCQQGIPPTQVVRKAQDFVYHLHCFSCVICSRQLATGDEFYLMEDGRLVCKEDYETAKQNDDSEAGAKRPRTTITAKQLETLKSAYKNSPKPARHVREQLSSETGLDMRVVQVWFQNRRAKEKRLKKDAGRHRWGQYYKSVKRSRGTSKIEKESSAEDVGLSDSEISFRDDQILADLGHTNSIYASVGDAANGGILNGRFTLDGTGQPYHDVRASSPYGLPHSPSSISSLPGHTPLLSSLSFSMDNIMTQAGQAGVGQALRVMAGGPTSDLSTGSSTGYPDFPTSPASWLDEMDHSQF from the exons ATGATGCAAAGCGCAGCCGTTCTGACAGAGACTCCCGGGAAGGGGCTGCCGGACATACTTGGAGTGCCAATGCAGC AGATCCCTCAATGTGCAGGCTGCAACCAGCATATCCTCGACAAAATTATTCTGAAGGTTTTGGACCGGCATTGGCACGCTAAATGTTTGAAATGCACCGAATGTCAGGGACCGCTGGCAGATAAGTGTTTCTCGCGGATGGGAAATATCTACTGCAAAGAAGATTTCTTCAA ACGTTTTGGAACAAAGTGTGCCTCATGCCAACAGGGCATTCCCCCTACACAGGTGGTAAGGAAAGCCCAAGATTTTGTGTACCACTTGCACTGCTTTTCCTGTGTAATCTGTAGCCGACAGTTGGCCACTGGTGATGAATTCTATCTCATGGAAGATGGCAGACTGGTGTGCAAAGAAGACTATGAGACGGCAAAACAAAATG ATGACTCGGAAGCAGGAGCAAAACGCCCGCGGACAACTATCACAGCCAAACAGTTAGAAACCCTGAAAAGTGCTTACAAGAATTCCCCAAAACCAGCAAGACATGTACGTGAACAGCTGTCCTCTGAGACGGGATTGGACATGAGAGTGGTACAG GTTTGGTTTCAGAACCGCCGAGCAAAAGAAAAACGCCTGAAGAAGGATGCGGGCCGCCACCGCTGGGGTCAATATTATAAAAGTGTCAAACGCAGCAGAGGGACAAGcaaaatagaaaaagagagttcAGCTGAGGATGTGGGTTTGAGTGACAGTGAAATCAGCTTCAGAG ATGATCAAATCTTGGCAGACTTGGGCCACACTAACAGTATCTATGCCAGTGTTGGTGATGCGGCAAATGGGGGTATTTTGAATGGAAGATTCACATTAGATGGTACTGGGCAGCCTTATCATGACGTACGAGCCAGTAGCCCCTATGGGCTCCCCCATTCTCCATCCTCCATAAGCTCACTGCCAGGCCATACCCCACTACTAAGTAGCCTGAGCTTCTCCATGGACAATATCATGACACAGGCTGGCCAAGCTGGTGTTGGGCAAGCTCTGAGAGTCATGGCTGGTGGCCCAACCTCTGACCTTTCTACAGGGAGCAGCACAGGCTACCCAGACTTTCCAACTAGTCCTGCCTCCTGGTTGGATGAAATGGACCACTCTCAATTCTGA